In the genome of Candidatus Reidiella endopervernicosa, one region contains:
- a CDS encoding diguanylate cyclase: MERILIVEDSKMMVQVLSHMVRKELGFEPVVTQSMADTIELMDGGDTDFLAAILDLTLPDAPRGEVIDHVLAKNIPAIVLTATFDENKREEILKKNVVDYVVKESRYSYDYVMRLIGRLDRNRRITAMVVDDSRTARGFVKSLLRQHNFNVVEASDGKQALVTLHANPNTRLVITDYNMPVMDGFELTTTIRKEFDKDAMAIIGLSGQGSPTLSAKFIKNGANDFLSKPFSHEEFYCRVMQNMEAIENVDTIKDAANRDYLTRLFNRRYFFEMGRESYHDAVNNGTPLSIAMVDIDHFKKINDGFGHDAGDVVLKRMSELLDEQFGVDQLVARFGGEEFCILFDGSELGDAENQLEAFRTLIEQTTVETEAGPVNFTISVGVTESLSDNIDAMIKVADEYLYRAKETGRNQVIGG, encoded by the coding sequence CCGATACCATCGAACTGATGGATGGCGGTGACACCGACTTCCTTGCCGCCATACTCGATCTAACCCTGCCCGATGCACCCCGTGGCGAGGTGATTGACCATGTATTGGCAAAGAACATTCCAGCGATTGTTCTCACCGCCACCTTCGACGAGAACAAACGTGAAGAGATTCTGAAAAAGAACGTGGTCGACTATGTGGTCAAAGAGAGTCGTTACTCCTATGACTATGTGATGCGTCTGATCGGCCGCCTCGATCGTAACCGCCGCATCACGGCGATGGTGGTTGATGATTCGAGGACTGCACGTGGCTTTGTTAAGTCACTGCTACGCCAGCACAACTTCAATGTGGTCGAGGCCTCCGATGGCAAGCAGGCGCTGGTTACCCTGCACGCCAACCCCAACACCCGCCTGGTGATCACCGACTACAACATGCCGGTAATGGACGGTTTCGAACTGACCACCACCATTCGCAAGGAGTTCGATAAAGACGCGATGGCTATTATCGGGCTCTCCGGTCAGGGCTCACCCACCCTTTCCGCCAAATTTATCAAAAATGGTGCTAATGACTTTCTTTCCAAGCCCTTCTCTCACGAGGAGTTTTACTGCCGGGTGATGCAGAACATGGAGGCGATCGAGAATGTCGATACGATCAAAGATGCCGCCAACCGCGACTATCTGACCCGCCTCTTCAATCGTCGTTACTTCTTCGAGATGGGACGTGAGAGCTATCATGATGCGGTGAATAACGGCACGCCTCTCTCAATCGCCATGGTCGATATCGACCACTTCAAGAAGATCAACGACGGTTTCGGCCACGATGCCGGTGATGTCGTACTAAAACGAATGTCCGAACTGCTTGATGAACAGTTTGGTGTGGATCAGCTGGTGGCCCGCTTCGGTGGTGAGGAGTTCTGTATCCTCTTTGATGGTAGTGAGCTGGGCGATGCAGAGAACCAACTCGAGGCGTTCCGCACACTCATTGAACAGACCACCGTTGAGACCGAAGCCGGCCCCGTCAATTTCACCATTAGCGTCGGCGTTACCGAGAGCCTCTCCGATAATATCGATGCAATGATCAAAGTCGCCGATGAGTATCTCTACCGCGCCAAGGAGACGGGTCGCAATCAGGTGATAGGCGGGTAA
- a CDS encoding NAD(P)/FAD-dependent oxidoreductase, which yields MLKNERALWPMGDVMTSNIGYDLSMNFDLIIVGQGLAGSLLAWRLLQRGVSVLVVDNGHRNASSRAAAGLINPVTGMRLVKTRGVEQLLPAALDCYAELEQQFGVKLYHAKPMLRLFASEREVEAWQKRYADPDYASWLGERLTSAELPAGIKGPLGGYIQPQSGYLDTNLLMCTLRHWLQQQGAWLESEIDYAEIEPHTDGVCWRDVSAQRLVFCEGYRVMDNPWFGWLPLQPAKGEILTLKPDRQPFELMVNAGKWLIPLHDGNWRLGASYDREHFDEETSEEERERLLASLNELLIDPHELELISHRAGVRSGTRDKMPLMGVHPEQSPLFSFNGFGSKGSLLIPWHGERMADYLLEGRPLPDTVDIARYQTLCH from the coding sequence GTGTTGAAAAATGAGCGGGCATTATGGCCAATGGGCGATGTCATGACCAGCAACATCGGCTACGATCTATCGATGAATTTTGATCTGATCATCGTTGGCCAGGGACTCGCCGGTTCGCTGTTGGCCTGGCGACTGCTGCAGCGGGGAGTCTCTGTGTTGGTGGTCGACAATGGCCATCGAAACGCATCCTCTCGTGCTGCCGCGGGGCTGATCAATCCGGTCACAGGGATGCGGCTGGTGAAGACGAGGGGTGTTGAGCAGCTGCTGCCCGCAGCACTCGACTGTTACGCTGAGCTGGAGCAGCAGTTTGGTGTGAAGCTCTACCATGCCAAACCGATGTTGCGCCTGTTTGCGAGTGAGCGTGAGGTCGAGGCGTGGCAGAAGCGCTATGCCGATCCCGACTACGCATCCTGGCTCGGCGAGCGGCTCACGTCAGCTGAGCTGCCAGCGGGGATTAAGGGTCCACTGGGGGGGTATATTCAGCCACAGAGTGGCTATCTTGATACCAACCTGTTGATGTGCACGTTACGCCACTGGCTACAACAGCAGGGTGCATGGCTTGAGTCGGAGATCGACTATGCTGAGATTGAGCCTCATACTGATGGCGTCTGCTGGCGTGATGTTTCTGCGCAGCGGCTGGTTTTCTGTGAGGGGTATCGGGTGATGGATAACCCCTGGTTCGGTTGGCTGCCACTACAGCCCGCCAAGGGTGAGATTTTAACGCTCAAGCCTGATCGACAACCGTTCGAGCTGATGGTTAACGCTGGCAAGTGGTTGATACCGCTTCACGATGGCAACTGGCGTCTGGGGGCTAGCTACGATCGGGAGCACTTCGATGAGGAGACGTCCGAGGAGGAGCGCGAGCGGCTACTGGCGTCGTTGAATGAGTTGCTTATCGATCCCCATGAGCTTGAGTTGATCAGCCACCGTGCCGGTGTGCGCTCAGGGACTCGCGATAAGATGCCGCTAATGGGTGTCCACCCAGAGCAGTCGCCGCTCTTCAGTTTTAACGGTTTTGGCTCCAAGGGTTCACTGTTGATTCCCTGGCATGGCGAACGAATGGCTGACTATCTGCTTGAAGGCCGGCCTTTGCCTGATACGGTTGATATCGCTCGCTACCAGACACTGTGCCACTGA
- the rdgC gene encoding recombination-associated protein RdgC, with the protein MWFKNLLLYRFSQPFELNAEALNEALSQHAAHPCGRHELTSYGWVEPLGRHGSQLIHATNSNLMICARKEEKVIPAAVVRDLTEEKVIAIEESEGRKVRAKEKRAMRDEIMHDMINQAFTRSSQTYAYIDAKGDWLIVDASSPKRAEELLVLLRKSVGSLPVVPAATQQSPAVVTTRWLQQGGAELPFELGDECELREPGEDGGVVRCRKLDLTGDEVQTHLNNGRMAVKLAVEWNERLSCILTEELAVKRLKFLDIVEEEAQLEDIDDYATRFDTDFSIMALELNRFIPALMKAFGGLINND; encoded by the coding sequence ATGTGGTTCAAGAACCTGCTGCTCTACCGCTTCTCCCAACCCTTCGAACTCAACGCCGAGGCGCTCAATGAGGCGCTGAGTCAACATGCGGCTCACCCCTGTGGTCGTCACGAGCTGACCAGCTACGGCTGGGTCGAGCCGCTCGGTCGCCACGGCAGTCAACTGATCCACGCCACTAACAGCAATCTAATGATCTGTGCCCGCAAAGAGGAGAAGGTGATTCCAGCTGCGGTGGTGCGCGACCTGACCGAAGAGAAGGTCATTGCGATTGAGGAGAGCGAAGGTCGCAAGGTACGCGCCAAGGAGAAACGTGCGATGCGCGACGAGATCATGCACGACATGATCAACCAGGCCTTTACCCGTTCGAGCCAGACCTACGCCTATATCGATGCCAAGGGTGATTGGCTGATCGTCGATGCCTCCTCGCCAAAACGGGCAGAGGAGCTGCTGGTGTTACTGCGCAAGTCGGTCGGTTCACTGCCGGTAGTACCGGCTGCGACCCAGCAATCTCCCGCCGTAGTCACCACCCGTTGGCTACAGCAGGGAGGCGCTGAACTCCCATTCGAGTTGGGTGATGAGTGCGAACTACGCGAACCGGGTGAAGATGGCGGCGTGGTACGCTGCCGCAAACTCGACCTGACCGGCGATGAGGTACAGACCCATCTCAACAACGGTCGTATGGCGGTCAAATTGGCTGTTGAGTGGAATGAGCGCCTCAGCTGCATCCTCACCGAGGAGCTGGCGGTCAAACGATTGAAGTTTCTCGACATCGTCGAGGAGGAGGCGCAGCTGGAGGATATCGACGACTACGCCACCCGCTTCGATACCGATTTCTCGATCATGGCGCTGGAGCTGAATCGCTTCATCCCAGCGCTAATGAAGGCGTTTGGCGGACTGATAAACAACGATTAG